A window of the Zeugodacus cucurbitae isolate PBARC_wt_2022May chromosome 4, idZeuCucr1.2, whole genome shotgun sequence genome harbors these coding sequences:
- the LOC128921640 gene encoding uncharacterized protein LOC128921640: protein MSIKWRQRFKSKKRLKFQKQQQSTKFNENTKTTTEPLKQMLNIAENHNHCPLVNSDNNRNNISNNKENSPPSKSCHSTNVQQRDCNQRTCEEHHARPQEQRCKLDVSKDSTYAPCRLTGLASFNASARKNAAAIIERATSTKLQSDAMLTHNTGSIQPKTTIIDCTIPETKASAALMTSAMRVLALAVDADTAAVTATKPATGSGIHLKWPQPSCLPSLSSGL from the coding sequence ATGTCGATAAAATGGCGGCAGAGATTCAAAAGCAAAAAGCGCTTAAAATTCCAGAAACAACAGCAATCAACAAAGTTCAACGAGAACACCAAAACAACCACTGAGCCACTCAAGCAGATGCTGAACATTGCCGAAAATCACAATCACTGCCCCTTGGTCAATAGTGATAACAATAGAAACAACATAAGCAATAACAAAGAAAACTCGCCGCCTTCGAAGAGCTGCCACAGCACGAACGTGCAACAGCGAGATTGCAATCAGCGCACATGTGAAGAGCACCATGCTCGGCCGCAAGAGCAGCGATGTAAATTGGATGTTTCCAAGGATTCCACATACGCTCCGTGCCGCCTCACCGGTCTCGCTAGTTTCAATGCAAGTGCGCGCAAGAACGCCGCTGCCATTATAGAACGTGCAACTTCCACAAAGCTACAAAGCGACGCCATGCTCACACACAACACGGGGTCAAttcaaccaaaaacaacaataattgatTGCACAATTCCGGAAACAAAAGCAAGCGCGGCGCTGATGACGAGCGCGATGCGGGTGTTGGCGCTGGCGGTGGACGCAGACACAGCAGCAGTGACTGCAACAAAGCCAGCCACAGGCAGTGGCATCCACTTAAAATGGCCGCAGCCAAGTTGCTTGCCGAGTTTGAGTAGCGGTCTG